From the genome of Azospira restricta, one region includes:
- a CDS encoding ATP-binding protein — protein sequence MKLPSSGGLRLRILAALVLSVWLVFGSYAATTSAYRLDQAEAALRERVGRLATLLAASLASPMREANRAAVIGTVKAADVDDDLVYVGVTDLDGVEVASAGSARYNPAEVIVVSRRIVVGDGTQALDVGRLDLVHSRASLIEERRLLILNTLAASGLLALVIGFVIFLVFLRIGRHFNDILGALDQLERGDTNIRLSGLGRRDEIGRLAHALHRFRDAIVNRRLAEDETRALLAEKNAVLNNALVGILVTHQRLIVSCNSRLEKIFGYAPGELNGQSARILFDSDEIYHTVGLEVRHAFARGDSYARELSMIRKNGTLFPAVMTGRANDPAQPDGTRTWIIADITERRQAEEEVARYRQHLESLVAERTAELVRAREEAVRANQAKGSFLAAMSHEIRTPMNAIIGLSALAMKSGLTPRQREYVRKINVSARLLLGIINDILDISKIDSGRLQLEETGFDLHQVMDNVASVANQLAAEKGLQLSFASEPGVPRYLVGDPLRLSQILTNLVGNAIKFTTQGSVAVRCAGTAVDGGVVKLRFSVADTGIGMSREQRERLFQPFAQADSSTARKYGGTGLGLAIARQLVSMMGGRIWAASVPGEGSTFSFSVPLTVAGDELRDRLAAFVPGAAAADWVLPSGLRVLLAEDNRFNQEIVLEILRGAGVFAEVVENGREALRRLGEKDFDLVLMDIMMPEMDGIEATRIIRAEPRWRTLPIVALTANAGHEDRERCLAAGIDEVLTKPFEPADLFRVVQRFALAGGGRSAPASQPPADAAGNGDSLPELPGIDVAVLLQRMKGRAASCRRLLRLFREQYAEAAANLDGLLAADDLVALGRFAHTLKGAAASLGADPLREAAAALDEACRAGDRARAAASVAAVSRELGRVLPPLAAV from the coding sequence GTGAAACTGCCGTCGTCGGGCGGCCTGCGGCTGCGCATCCTGGCGGCGCTGGTGCTCAGCGTCTGGCTGGTCTTCGGCAGCTACGCCGCGACGACCAGCGCCTACCGCCTGGACCAGGCGGAAGCCGCGCTGCGCGAGCGGGTCGGGCGGCTGGCGACGCTGCTCGCCGCGTCGCTGGCGTCGCCGATGCGCGAGGCCAACCGGGCGGCGGTCATCGGCACGGTGAAGGCCGCCGACGTCGACGACGACCTCGTCTACGTCGGCGTCACCGACCTCGACGGCGTCGAGGTCGCCAGCGCCGGCAGTGCGCGCTACAACCCGGCCGAAGTGATCGTCGTCAGCCGGCGCATCGTCGTCGGCGACGGGACGCAGGCGCTCGACGTCGGCCGCCTCGACCTGGTCCATTCGCGCGCCTCGCTGATCGAGGAGCGGCGCCTGCTGATCCTCAACACGCTGGCGGCCAGCGGCCTGCTGGCGCTGGTCATCGGCTTCGTCATCTTCCTCGTCTTCCTGCGCATCGGCCGCCACTTCAACGACATCCTGGGCGCACTCGACCAGCTCGAACGCGGCGACACCAACATCCGCCTGTCGGGGCTCGGCCGGCGCGACGAGATCGGGCGCCTCGCACACGCGCTGCACCGCTTCCGCGACGCGATCGTCAACCGCCGCCTGGCCGAGGACGAGACCCGGGCGCTGCTCGCCGAGAAGAACGCGGTGCTGAACAACGCGCTGGTCGGCATCCTGGTCACCCATCAGCGCCTGATCGTGTCCTGCAACAGCCGGCTGGAGAAGATCTTCGGCTACGCCCCCGGCGAGCTGAACGGGCAGTCGGCGCGCATCCTGTTCGATTCCGACGAGATCTACCACACGGTCGGGCTGGAAGTGCGCCACGCGTTCGCGCGCGGCGACAGCTATGCGCGCGAGCTGTCGATGATCCGCAAGAACGGCACGCTGTTCCCGGCGGTGATGACCGGGCGCGCCAATGACCCGGCGCAGCCGGACGGCACGCGGACCTGGATCATCGCCGACATCACCGAGCGGCGGCAGGCGGAGGAGGAGGTCGCGCGCTACCGCCAGCACCTCGAGTCGCTGGTCGCCGAGCGCACCGCCGAGCTGGTCCGGGCGCGCGAGGAAGCGGTGCGTGCCAACCAGGCGAAGGGCAGCTTCCTGGCGGCGATGAGCCACGAGATCCGGACACCGATGAACGCCATCATCGGCCTGTCGGCGCTGGCGATGAAGAGCGGGCTGACGCCACGGCAGCGCGAGTACGTGCGCAAGATCAACGTTTCGGCGCGCCTGCTGCTCGGCATCATCAACGACATCCTCGACATCTCGAAGATCGATTCCGGGCGCCTGCAGCTGGAGGAGACCGGTTTCGACCTCCATCAGGTGATGGACAACGTCGCCAGCGTCGCCAACCAGCTCGCCGCGGAGAAGGGCCTGCAGCTGTCGTTCGCGAGCGAGCCCGGAGTGCCGCGCTACCTGGTCGGCGATCCGCTGCGGCTGTCGCAGATCCTGACCAATCTGGTCGGCAACGCGATCAAGTTCACGACGCAGGGCAGCGTCGCCGTCCGCTGTGCCGGCACGGCGGTCGACGGCGGCGTCGTCAAGCTGCGCTTCTCGGTCGCCGACACCGGCATCGGGATGAGCCGCGAGCAGCGCGAACGGCTGTTCCAGCCGTTCGCGCAGGCGGACAGTTCGACCGCGCGCAAGTACGGCGGTACCGGCCTCGGCCTGGCCATCGCGCGCCAGCTGGTGTCGATGATGGGCGGCCGCATCTGGGCGGCCAGCGTTCCCGGCGAGGGCTCGACCTTCAGCTTCTCGGTGCCGCTGACGGTCGCCGGCGACGAGTTGCGCGATCGCCTCGCCGCCTTCGTCCCCGGCGCCGCCGCCGCCGACTGGGTGCTGCCGTCGGGCCTGCGCGTGCTGCTCGCCGAGGACAACCGCTTCAACCAGGAGATCGTCCTCGAGATCCTGCGCGGTGCCGGCGTCTTCGCCGAGGTCGTCGAGAACGGCCGCGAGGCGCTGCGGCGACTCGGCGAAAAGGATTTCGACCTGGTTCTGATGGACATCATGATGCCGGAGATGGACGGCATCGAGGCGACCCGGATCATCCGCGCGGAACCCCGCTGGCGCACGCTGCCGATCGTCGCGCTGACCGCCAACGCCGGCCATGAGGACCGCGAGCGCTGCCTCGCCGCCGGCATCGACGAGGTGCTGACCAAGCCCTTCGAGCCGGCCGACCTGTTCCGCGTCGTGCAGCGCTTCGCGCTCGCCGGCGGCGGCCGGTCGGCGCCAGCGTCGCAGCCGCCGGCGGATGCGGCCGGCAATGGCGACAGCCTGCCCGAACTGCCCGGCATCGACGTCGCCGTGCTGCTGCAGCGGATGAAGGGGCGGGCCGCCAGCTGCCGGCGCCTGCTGCGCCTTTTCCGTGAGCAGTACGCGGAGGCTGCGGCGAACCTCGACGGACTGCTCGCCGCCGACGACCTGGTGGCGCTCGGGCGCTTCGCGCATACGCTCAAGGGGGCGGCGGCGAGCCTCGGCGCCGACCCGCTGCGCGAGGCCGCTGCGGCGCTCGACGAGGCCTGCCGCGCCGGCGACCGCGCACGGGCCGCCGCCAGCGTGGCCGCGGTCAGCCGCGAGCTGGGCCGGGTGCTGCCGCCGCTGGCGGCGGTGTGA
- the amrS gene encoding AmmeMemoRadiSam system radical SAM enzyme: MPIAESLHPGRWWHTIEDGARIQCDLCPRDCKLHDGQRGVCFVRMNQGGKMILTTWGRSSGFCIDPIEKKPLNHFHPGTSVLSFGTAGCNLACKFCQNWDISKSKDMDRLMDAATPEAIAAAAVRCGAKSVAYTYNDPVIFAEYALDTAAACHERGLFNVAVTAGYIHAEPRREFYAAMDAANVDLKGFTEDFYFRICGGHLQPVLDTLAYIHHETDCWLEITTLLIPGRNDADDELKQLAAWVAKELGPDVPLHFTAFHPDWKMTDVPPTPPATLTRARAIARDAGLHYVYTGNVHDRDGGSTRCPKCDTLLIARDWYEIGDYRITADGACPNCGERIAGRFGVFGKPFGARRIPVRLAA; the protein is encoded by the coding sequence CGCATCCAGTGCGACCTCTGCCCGCGCGACTGCAAGCTGCACGACGGCCAGCGCGGCGTCTGCTTCGTGCGCATGAACCAGGGCGGGAAGATGATCCTGACCACCTGGGGACGCTCGTCCGGCTTCTGCATCGACCCGATCGAGAAGAAGCCGCTCAACCACTTCCATCCCGGCACCTCGGTGCTCTCCTTCGGCACCGCCGGCTGCAACCTCGCCTGCAAGTTCTGCCAGAACTGGGACATTTCCAAGTCGAAGGACATGGACCGGCTGATGGACGCGGCGACCCCGGAAGCGATCGCCGCCGCTGCCGTGCGCTGCGGCGCGAAATCGGTCGCCTACACCTACAACGACCCGGTGATCTTCGCCGAGTACGCGCTCGACACCGCCGCGGCGTGCCACGAACGGGGCCTGTTCAACGTCGCGGTGACCGCCGGCTACATCCACGCCGAGCCGCGCCGCGAGTTCTACGCGGCGATGGACGCCGCCAACGTCGACCTGAAGGGCTTCACCGAGGACTTCTACTTCAGGATCTGCGGCGGCCACCTGCAGCCGGTGCTCGACACCCTCGCCTACATCCACCACGAGACCGACTGCTGGCTGGAGATCACGACGCTGCTGATCCCCGGCCGCAACGACGCCGACGACGAGCTGAAGCAGCTCGCCGCCTGGGTAGCGAAGGAGCTCGGGCCGGACGTGCCGCTGCACTTCACCGCCTTCCACCCGGACTGGAAGATGACCGACGTGCCGCCGACACCGCCGGCGACGCTCACGCGCGCCCGCGCCATCGCGCGCGACGCCGGGCTGCATTACGTCTATACCGGCAACGTGCACGACCGCGACGGCGGCAGCACGCGCTGCCCGAAGTGCGACACGCTGCTGATCGCGCGCGACTGGTACGAGATCGGCGACTACCGCATCACCGCCGACGGCGCCTGCCCCAACTGCGGCGAGCGCATCGCCGGCCGCTTCGGCGTTTTCGGCAAGCCCTTCGGCGCCCGCCGCATCCCGGTCCGCCTCGCCGCATGA